In the genome of Archangium lipolyticum, the window GATGCGGTTCAGGTTCAGGGCGTCGAAGCCATGGCGGATCGCCGCGCGCAGCGCTTCGGTCGCATAACCTTCACCCCAGTGGCGGCTGGCGAGCGCGTAGCCGATCTCGCAGCGGCGGTTCTGCTCGCAGA includes:
- a CDS encoding GNAT family N-acetyltransferase, whose translation is MIGNVGLHHFCEQNRRCEIGYALASRHWGEGYATEALRAAIRHGFDALNLNRI